TCGGTGGCGATATGCTTGCCTTCGAGGTCTTTGACCGTCTTGATCGGCGAGCTTTCCGGCACGGCGAGCACCCAGCGCACCGGGCGCATCGAGGCTTTCGAGTAAACCAGATCTGCCACCTCGACCACATCGGAGTCGGTCTCGATGATCCAGTCCTTGCCGGTCAGTCCGGCGTCGAACGCCCCTTGCGAAACGTAACGCGCCATCTCCTGCGCGCGGATCAGGATCGCCTCCAGCTCGTCGTCATCGATCGAGGGAAAATAGGAGCGGCTCTGTACGGAGAAGTGAAAACCGGCGTTGGCGAAGAGTTCGAGAGTGGAATCCTGGAGGCTGCCTTTGGGCAGACCCAGCTTGAGAACCTTGTTGCTGTTGCTCATGAGGTGAAAAATAATCTGATAGTTGACTTAAAGCTGTTCGAGCCTGAATTGCCCCTGTTCATAGACTCCGTACTGATAGCGTCCCTCGATCCACGAGCCGAGATTGACATAGGCGCTGCCCGATTCATGAACAGTCTCGATACGCTCCGAGTGGTTATGGCCGCAGACAAAGTAATCAAAATCGCGTTCTTGAGCCAGTGAGGTGGCAAAATCGAAAAGGCGCGTCGATTCCGCGCGCATGTCGCTCTTCTTGTGCTTGCGGCTGAGGCGTGAAAACCAGCTCATCAGGGCGGTCGAAAGGTCGGAGTGGAACGCGGTCAGCAGCCCGAGGTTGAAACGGTTCCGGACAAAGCGGGCGAAGAGCTTGTAACCGAGATCGCCATCGCCCAGCCCGTCGCCGTGCGCCATCAGAAAGGTGCAACCGTCGTGCTGCACCTCGTGCAGGCCGTACATGGTTTTCACCCCCAGCTCGTCATCGAAATAGCTGCCTAGGTAGAAGTCGTGGTTTCCGGCCATCCAGGTCACCGACACGCCGCTGCGCACCAGCCCCGAGAGCATACAGAAAAAACGGGTGAACCCTTTGGGAATGACGTGGCGATACTCCATCCAGTAGTCGAGGATGTCGCCGAGCAGAAAGAGCGAGCCGCCGGTGCTTGCGATGGTGGAGAAGAGGGTTTCGAGACGTTCGAGCTTCTCCGCTTCGGCCTGCGGTTCCTGCAGGCCGAGATGAAGATCGCTGACGAAGTAGAGTGCGGACATGGATCGAAAATGCGGTTCAGGACAAAAGCGCCAGCGAAAGCGCGATCACCGTTACGGGAATGAGGATGTTGTCCACCTCTTTCGGGCTGGCCCCTTCGACCGCCGTAGCAGCAAGCGCGATAATGGCGATCTTGCCGGGATTGTAGGCCTCCGGCACGATGAGCTGGACGAAGAACAGACCGGCAAGAAACGCCCCGGCGAAGAACGCGACGCTTCCCTCGACGGTCTTGTTGCTTAAAATCCGGTACTGCATCTTGCCGAGCTTCGTGCCCACGATCGGCGCGAGTCCGTCGCCCCACCCGAGCATCGCCATCGCGAGCACGCCGGCGCTCTGCTTGTAGAACACCGTGCCACAGATCATCGCCACCACCACGAAGTAGAGAGTGCCCTTGAGCAGCTCGCGCTTGTCGCCGGTGCGGGTCATGGTCTTGACCGCCTGGTCGTCTTCGGCGGCAAACAGCCCCTTCTGCACCAGCAGCACCGTCCAGATGGCGAACACCGAAATGTTCAGATACTGCGACCAGCCGCCGTCCTGAAACAGCGGCAGAAAGATGATGACCGACCCGGCGCAGATGTGGGTAATCTTGCGGCTGATGTCGCGCGGCAGGCCGTGGTTGGTCACAAGCCAGTCCATCAGCGGGGGAACGCTGAACACATAAGCGAGGGTAAGAAACGCGACCAGCGCGTTGTGCCAGACCACAGGCAGGGAAAAGAAAGTCGAAGGCAAAGTCATCATAGCGATCGGATTTAGGCTGTTGAACAAAAAAGAATGCCGTGCGTCGACGGCGGACAAAAAGCAGGCCCCGCCCTGGCGTCACGCACATTTCAAAAAAACAGCAATTCCGGTGTTCCACAGCCACCTAAGCATTCATATACTTCATACCAATCGCACCGGCGGCAAACAGATTGTTGGAAAGAAACAGGATGTTATTAGCTATCTGAAACCTGAGATAGGCGTTATGCTCGGCTACATCGCTCTGGCCGATGGCGTTGCCAAAACCGTCGTCCACGGCATTCTGCATGAACGACACACCACTTTTCGGATCCTTGTACAGCTTGATCTGCAACACGATATTGAGCACCAGCCCGCCGAGCATCAGGAATACCAGATGATAGAAACCCCAAATGAACTCGAGCGTCGCGAAAGAGATAAAGACGAGATCGATGATAATAAAGGAAACCAGAAAGGTGTTTTTCGCGCCGATCATCACCGTCAGCGATTTCAGCCCCCCCTCCCTGTCGCCTTCAGCGGACTTGAAGTCATTGAGAATGATGAGCGCCACCGCCATGAAAAAGTTCAGTACGGAAAGCCAGTACACTTCGGGCCGGATCTCGCTGAACAGCGCATTGGCGGAAAACCAGGTAATGAAGCTGTAGGAAAAACCGACGGCCGGCGCCGAGGTTATGATATTTTTTTTGAGCTTCAATGGGGGCGCCGAATAGATATAGGCGACAAACAGACCGGAGGCTATCGAAACGAGAATGATGAGGCCCCGAATGCCACCGATATAGAGCCAGAGGAAAACGCCTATCGCCAAGGCCATCAGGCAAACCACCACGCTGTTCAATAACGCCTCTTTCTTTGTCAGCCGACCCGATGGAATCGGTCTGGTCGGCTCGTTGACCCTGTCGAGTTCAAGGTCGAACAGATCGTTGATCGACTGACTGAATCCAGTACCCAAAGGGCCAAACATCAGGAATATCGAAAGCAGAAGCAAGTAATCGTGAAGCGTCGGCCGCATCGAACCCGAAGCCATGACGCCCCCGGCCAGACAAGGAAACACGCTGATCCAGGTGACGGGATCGAGAATTTCAAGATGAGCCCTTACTTTATCGGTAAAACTGAAGCTGCGATTTGTTGTAACAGACATTGTACATCCGAAGCACGCTCTTTGGAGCAAGCGTTATTAGATAAAAATATTCTTTTTTGGAAAGAAGGAATTTACAAATCACCCCCAACATAAAAAAGCCTCATACAGGACATTGCACAACACCCATAAGAGTCGCCGAGGTCGCGCCGGTGATCTTCACCAGAAGCGTGTCGCCCGGATTGAACTCGCCACGGCTGAAAACCACCGCGCGGTTGGTTTTCGTGCGGCCCATGAGCTGCGACGATGAGCGGCGGCTTTCGGCTTCGGCGAGCACCTCGACCGTCTGGCCGATCTCGCACCGGTAAATTTCGCGTGACATCGAGGTCTGCAATTCGATGATCTCCTGGAGCCGCCGCTTCTTGACCGCTTCAGGCACGTCGTCCGGCAGGTTCCGCGCCGCCCAGGTGCCGGGGCGCACCGAGTAGTGGAACATGAACGCCGTGTCGTAACCGACCGCTTCCATGAGCGACAAGGTCTCCCGGTGCTCCTCCTCCGTTTCAGTGCAGAATCCGGCGATCAGGTCGGTGGTGATGGCGGCGTCGGGAATATGGCGGCGGATCATGGCGATCTTGTCGAGGTACTCCTGGCGCGTGTGGCCGCGCTTCATCAGATCGAGCATCCGTGACGATCCCGATTGGACGGGCAGATGGATGTGGTTGCAGAGGTTTGGACGGGCGGCGATCACCCTGACGAGCGACTCGGAGATGTCCTTGGGGTGCGAGGTGGTGAAGCGGATGCGCATCCCGGGCGCGGCGAGGCTCACGCCGTCGAGCAGACCGGCGAAGTCGAGGCCCTCTTTGGCGTCGCGCCACGAGTTGACGTTCTGGCCGAGCAGCGTCACCTCGCGGAAGCCCGCCGCCGAGAGCGCCGCGACCTCGGCGACGACACGTTCGTAGCCGACGCTGCGCTCGCGCCCGCGCGTCACCGGAACCACGCAGAAGGCGCAGTAGTTGTTGCAGCCGCGCATCACCGGCAGGAACGCGCTGATCGTCCCGGTTCTGACGGGATCGATGCCCGCGTAGGTCTCCGCCTGATCATAATCGAGGCTTGCGAGATGCTTCTGCTCCCGCGAGTTTTCGATGATCCCGGCAAGCTCGCGATAGTTGTCCGGCCCGACGATGAAATCGACGAAGGGATAATCGCTGAAGACCCTTTCGCGCTCGAACTGCGGCACACAGCCAAGCACGCCGACCACCAGCCCCCGCTGCCGCCGCTTGCGCCCCTTGAGCTGCGTGAGGATGTTGCCGAGCCGCTCCTCGGCATTCTCGCGCACCGCGCAGGAGTTGAGCAGCACCACATCGGCGGAGGCCTCGTCGCCAGCCCGCGCGAATCCGCCATCCGTCAAAATCGACGTGACGATCTCCGAGTCCGCCAGGTTCATCTGGCAACCGAAGGTGTGGATGTAAAATGATGATGACATGCTGCTTATCGGAATCGACGCTGCTATAAGATATTGGTCTTATTGGGCTAAAGCCCTTATTTATTTTGCATTATCTGCATACCCCTGACAAAAGTCCGGGGCAATTATTCCGGAGTTAATGGTCGGCACAATAATTGCCCCGGCTTTCAAGCCGGGAATACAGAATTGACCAGTTTTCTTGGGCTTCAGCCCAATCTCTTTCTTTGTGATTTGTGCGATTGATTGTTGCCGGAGCAATAATGCAATGACAAATCAAAACCTGCACACTCACTCAACCTCCCGAAACGGAGCGAGGCGCGACCTCGTGACTGGCCCGGCGAACCGGAGTCGTCACGAAGCGCGCCCTGCCGCTTCCTTCCCTTGAACTGAAAACTCCCCGGCGGAGACCGTCAGGCGCCGAAATGGAGGTGGACGTACTTCTGAAGTTCGGCTTCGGCATCCTCCTTGCACAGCCCGCACACCGTGCTGATCTTGGTGTGCTCCTGAAGCTCGTAGAAGGTGCGCGCGCCTTCGAGCACCGCCTCCTCAATGTCGTGATCGGTGACGTTCATGCACTGGCAGACGGTTCTCGCCTGCACCTTCTGGACGCGGTCGTTCATGCCGTTGCGGATGAAGTAGTCGTTGATCGCCGCCCGCAGCGCCTTGTCGCCGAGCACCGAGCAGTGAATCTTGTTCTCCGGCAGCCCGCCCAGCTCCTTGGCGACCTCTTTGGGCGAAATGTTGAACGCCTGGTCGAGCGTCATCCCCTTGACCATCTCGGAGAGAATCGAGGTGCTGGCGATGGCGCTGGCGCAGCCGTAGGTCTTCCACTGACAGTCGATGATCTTTTCGTTCTCCTTGTCCACTTTGATGGCCACCATCATCTGGTCGCCGCACTGCAGGTTGCCCTCCATGCCGACGCCGTCGAAGGCGCTGGTGTCGTTGCCCTTGAGAATATTTTTCGGACTCTCGAAATGCTCCTTGAGTTTTTCGGTATATGCCCATTCGCCTGACTGAAGCATGAATATCTCCTTTTATGCTTTGATATAAGCAGTTGACATGTTTCTGATTCTTTCGATGACCCCCGGCAGGACGTCGAGCATGTATTCGACCTCCTCCAGGGTGGTCGCGCGGCCCATGCTGATGCGGATCGAGCCGTGCGCCCTCTCGGCATCGACGCCGGTGGCGAGCAGCACGTGCGACGGATCGAGCGATCCCGAAGCGCAGGCCGAACCGGTCGAGACCGCGATTCCGGCGAGATCGAGATAGAGCAAAATCGACTCCCCCTCCGCGCCGGGGAACGACACGTTGAGCGTGTTGGGCACCGAATCGGTCGGATGGCCGTTGAACAGCGCCTCGTCGATGCGCTCCTCGATTCCCTTGCGCAGCACCTCCTTCAACCCAAGCAGCCGCTCCGCCTCGGACTCCATTTCGGCCTTGCGCATATCGACCGCCATTGCGAGGCCCATGATGCCGAGGGTGTTTTCGGTGCCCGCGCGACGCCCCTTCTCCTGATGACCGCCGCGAATGAACGGGCAGTAAGGCGTGCCCTTGCGGACGTACAATGCGCCGATACCCTTCGGGCCGTAAATCTTGTGACCAGAGATGGTCAGGAAATCGACGCCAAGCTGGTTCACATCGACCGGCACCTTGCCGAACGCCTGCACGGCGTCGGTGTGCATGAGAGCGCCGTACTGGTGGGCGAGCGCGCTGATCGACGCGATGTCCTGAATCGTTCCTATCTCGTTGTTAGCCATCATCACCGAAACCAGGCCCACGCCGCCCGCTTTCAACTGCGCTTCGAGCTGGTCGATATCGACCTTGCCATACCCGTCCACTTCGAGATAACTGACATCGACGCCGCGATGCACCAGGCACTCCGAGGTTTCGAGAATGCAGGGGTGCTCGATGCGGCTGGTCACGATCTTCGGGCGCATCCCGGGGAAACACTGCCCCGAACCGCAGACGAAGAGCGACAGCACGGTGTTGTTGGCCTCCGAGCCGCTGCCGGTGAAGACGATCTCGCTCTCGTTTGCGC
This genomic window from Chlorobaculum limnaeum contains:
- a CDS encoding diacylglycerol/polyprenol kinase family protein, producing MMTLPSTFFSLPVVWHNALVAFLTLAYVFSVPPLMDWLVTNHGLPRDISRKITHICAGSVIIFLPLFQDGGWSQYLNISVFAIWTVLLVQKGLFAAEDDQAVKTMTRTGDKRELLKGTLYFVVVAMICGTVFYKQSAGVLAMAMLGWGDGLAPIVGTKLGKMQYRILSNKTVEGSVAFFAGAFLAGLFFVQLIVPEAYNPGKIAIIALAATAVEGASPKEVDNILIPVTVIALSLALLS
- the miaB gene encoding tRNA (N6-isopentenyl adenosine(37)-C2)-methylthiotransferase MiaB, which translates into the protein MSSSFYIHTFGCQMNLADSEIVTSILTDGGFARAGDEASADVVLLNSCAVRENAEERLGNILTQLKGRKRRQRGLVVGVLGCVPQFERERVFSDYPFVDFIVGPDNYRELAGIIENSREQKHLASLDYDQAETYAGIDPVRTGTISAFLPVMRGCNNYCAFCVVPVTRGRERSVGYERVVAEVAALSAAGFREVTLLGQNVNSWRDAKEGLDFAGLLDGVSLAAPGMRIRFTTSHPKDISESLVRVIAARPNLCNHIHLPVQSGSSRMLDLMKRGHTRQEYLDKIAMIRRHIPDAAITTDLIAGFCTETEEEHRETLSLMEAVGYDTAFMFHYSVRPGTWAARNLPDDVPEAVKKRRLQEIIELQTSMSREIYRCEIGQTVEVLAEAESRRSSSQLMGRTKTNRAVVFSRGEFNPGDTLLVKITGATSATLMGVVQCPV
- a CDS encoding cysteine desulfurase family protein, coding for MSSRQIYFDNNATTPLHPEVKKELVAAMEMFGNPSSMHAFGREARANVEDARHRVASFMGANESEIVFTGSGSEANNTVLSLFVCGSGQCFPGMRPKIVTSRIEHPCILETSECLVHRGVDVSYLEVDGYGKVDIDQLEAQLKAGGVGLVSVMMANNEIGTIQDIASISALAHQYGALMHTDAVQAFGKVPVDVNQLGVDFLTISGHKIYGPKGIGALYVRKGTPYCPFIRGGHQEKGRRAGTENTLGIMGLAMAVDMRKAEMESEAERLLGLKEVLRKGIEERIDEALFNGHPTDSVPNTLNVSFPGAEGESILLYLDLAGIAVSTGSACASGSLDPSHVLLATGVDAERAHGSIRISMGRATTLEEVEYMLDVLPGVIERIRNMSTAYIKA
- the bchG gene encoding (bacterio)chlorophyll synthase — encoded protein: MSVTTNRSFSFTDKVRAHLEILDPVTWISVFPCLAGGVMASGSMRPTLHDYLLLLSIFLMFGPLGTGFSQSINDLFDLELDRVNEPTRPIPSGRLTKKEALLNSVVVCLMALAIGVFLWLYIGGIRGLIILVSIASGLFVAYIYSAPPLKLKKNIITSAPAVGFSYSFITWFSANALFSEIRPEVYWLSVLNFFMAVALIILNDFKSAEGDREGGLKSLTVMIGAKNTFLVSFIIIDLVFISFATLEFIWGFYHLVFLMLGGLVLNIVLQIKLYKDPKSGVSFMQNAVDDGFGNAIGQSDVAEHNAYLRFQIANNILFLSNNLFAAGAIGMKYMNA
- a CDS encoding UDP-2,3-diacylglucosamine diphosphatase: MSALYFVSDLHLGLQEPQAEAEKLERLETLFSTIASTGGSLFLLGDILDYWMEYRHVIPKGFTRFFCMLSGLVRSGVSVTWMAGNHDFYLGSYFDDELGVKTMYGLHEVQHDGCTFLMAHGDGLGDGDLGYKLFARFVRNRFNLGLLTAFHSDLSTALMSWFSRLSRKHKKSDMRAESTRLFDFATSLAQERDFDYFVCGHNHSERIETVHESGSAYVNLGSWIEGRYQYGVYEQGQFRLEQL
- a CDS encoding iron-sulfur cluster assembly scaffold protein; this encodes MLQSGEWAYTEKLKEHFESPKNILKGNDTSAFDGVGMEGNLQCGDQMMVAIKVDKENEKIIDCQWKTYGCASAIASTSILSEMVKGMTLDQAFNISPKEVAKELGGLPENKIHCSVLGDKALRAAINDYFIRNGMNDRVQKVQARTVCQCMNVTDHDIEEAVLEGARTFYELQEHTKISTVCGLCKEDAEAELQKYVHLHFGA